A DNA window from Thiobacillus denitrificans ATCC 25259 contains the following coding sequences:
- the ftsA gene encoding cell division protein FtsA, with translation MSKPRDPKNLVVGLDIGTSKIVCIVGEINDEGMLEIIGMGTHPSRGLRRGVVVNIEATVNAIQRALEEAELMADCKIREVYTGIAGSHIKSFNSHGMFAIKDKEISQMDVDRVVETARAVNIPTDQQILHTIPQEFIVDGQEDVRDPLGMSAVRLEVKVHIVTGAVSAAQNIIKCVRRCGLEVGDLVLQPLASAMAVLTEDEKELGVCLVDIGGGTTDIAVFTNGAIRHTAVIPVAGDQVNNDIAVALRTPPKEAEDIKVQYGCALRQLADARDMIEVPGIGDRPPRTLSRQTLAEFIEPRMEELYSLVQAELRRSGFEELLSSGIVITGGSAAMQGMVELGEEVFHMPVRMGWPRYEGALADVMHNPRYATCMGLLMAGLEARGRDAPKLSGSSFKDVFERMKSWFKGNF, from the coding sequence ATGAGTAAGCCAAGAGACCCCAAAAACCTCGTCGTGGGCCTTGATATCGGCACCTCGAAGATCGTCTGCATCGTCGGCGAGATCAACGACGAGGGGATGCTCGAGATCATCGGCATGGGAACGCATCCCTCGCGCGGCCTGCGCCGCGGCGTCGTGGTCAACATCGAGGCCACGGTCAACGCGATCCAGCGGGCGCTCGAGGAAGCCGAGCTGATGGCCGACTGCAAGATCCGCGAGGTCTACACGGGTATCGCCGGCAGCCACATCAAGAGCTTCAACTCGCACGGCATGTTCGCGATCAAGGACAAGGAGATCAGCCAGATGGACGTCGACCGCGTGGTGGAAACCGCGCGCGCGGTCAACATCCCGACCGACCAGCAGATCCTGCACACGATCCCGCAGGAATTCATCGTCGACGGCCAGGAGGACGTGCGCGACCCGCTCGGCATGAGCGCGGTGCGTCTCGAGGTCAAGGTGCACATCGTCACTGGCGCGGTGTCGGCCGCGCAGAACATCATCAAGTGCGTGCGGCGCTGCGGGCTCGAGGTAGGCGACCTCGTGCTGCAGCCGCTCGCGTCGGCGATGGCCGTGCTGACCGAGGATGAGAAGGAACTCGGCGTGTGCCTCGTCGATATCGGCGGCGGCACGACCGACATCGCCGTCTTCACCAACGGCGCCATTCGCCATACCGCGGTGATTCCGGTCGCGGGCGATCAGGTCAACAACGACATCGCGGTCGCGCTGCGCACGCCGCCGAAGGAGGCCGAGGACATCAAGGTGCAGTACGGCTGCGCGCTGCGCCAGCTCGCCGACGCGCGCGACATGATCGAGGTGCCCGGCATCGGCGACCGCCCGCCGCGGACCTTGTCCAGACAGACGCTCGCGGAATTCATCGAGCCGCGCATGGAAGAGCTCTATTCGCTCGTGCAGGCCGAACTGCGGCGCTCGGGCTTCGAGGAGCTGCTGTCGTCGGGAATCGTCATCACCGGCGGGTCGGCCGCGATGCAAGGCATGGTCGAACTCGGCGAGGAGGTCTTTCACATGCCGGTGCGCATGGGCTGGCCGCGCTACGAGGGCGCGCTCGCCGACGTCATGCACAACCCGCGCTACGCGACCTGCATGGGGCTGCTGATGGCAGGCCTCGAGGCGCGCGGCCGCGACGCACCCAAGCTGTCGGGCAGCAGTTTCAAGGATGTTTTCGAACGAATGAAAAGTTGGTTCAAGGGGAATTTCTGA
- the ftsZ gene encoding cell division protein FtsZ, which yields MFELMDVDTQDAVIKVIGVGGCGGNAVDHMIASGLNGVEFIAINTDAQALKRNQAKLQLQLGNGVTKGLGAGANPDVGREAALEDRERLAELIDGADMLFITAGMGGGTGTGAAPVVAEVAKELGILTVAVVTKPFMFEGKRVRAANAGIEALARHVDSLIIIPNEKLMQVLGDDVSMLDAFKAANNVLHGAVGGIAEVINCPGLVNVDFADVRTVMSEMGMAMMGSAQASGENRARIAAEQAVASPLLEDVNLAGARGVLVNITASSTVKMKEIHEVMNTIKAFTAEEATVIVGQVLDDTMEDSLRVTMVATGLGNPVARQQSKPMQIIRTGTDDAPMTMGNDDVPSVMTSRRSRTIQAMTDSGIDTLDIPAFLRRQAD from the coding sequence ATGTTTGAACTGATGGACGTAGACACCCAGGACGCAGTGATCAAGGTGATAGGCGTCGGCGGCTGCGGCGGCAACGCCGTCGACCACATGATCGCCTCGGGGCTGAACGGCGTGGAATTCATCGCCATCAACACCGACGCCCAGGCCTTGAAGCGCAACCAGGCGAAGCTGCAGCTGCAGCTTGGCAACGGCGTGACCAAGGGTCTCGGCGCCGGCGCGAATCCCGACGTCGGCCGTGAAGCCGCGCTCGAGGACCGCGAGCGCCTCGCCGAACTGATCGACGGCGCCGACATGCTGTTCATCACCGCCGGCATGGGCGGCGGCACCGGCACCGGCGCCGCGCCGGTCGTCGCCGAGGTCGCCAAGGAGCTCGGCATCCTGACCGTCGCCGTCGTCACCAAGCCCTTCATGTTCGAAGGCAAGCGCGTGCGCGCCGCCAACGCCGGCATCGAGGCGCTCGCCCGCCACGTCGATTCGCTGATCATCATCCCGAACGAGAAACTCATGCAGGTGCTCGGCGACGACGTCTCGATGCTCGACGCGTTCAAGGCCGCGAACAACGTGCTGCACGGCGCGGTCGGCGGCATCGCCGAAGTCATCAACTGCCCGGGTCTGGTCAACGTCGACTTCGCCGACGTGCGCACCGTGATGAGCGAGATGGGCATGGCGATGATGGGCTCGGCGCAGGCGAGCGGCGAGAACCGCGCGCGCATCGCTGCCGAGCAGGCCGTGGCGAGTCCCTTGCTCGAGGACGTCAACCTCGCCGGCGCGCGCGGCGTGCTGGTCAACATCACCGCCTCGTCGACCGTGAAGATGAAGGAAATCCACGAGGTGATGAACACGATCAAGGCCTTCACCGCCGAAGAGGCGACGGTCATCGTCGGCCAGGTGCTCGACGACACGATGGAAGACAGCCTGCGCGTCACCATGGTCGCCACGGGTCTGGGCAATCCGGTCGCGCGTCAGCAGAGCAAGCCGATGCAGATCATCCGTACCGGCACGGACGACGCGCCGATGACCATGGGCAACGACGACGTGCCGAGCGTCATGACCAGCCGCCGCAGCCGCACGATTCAGGCGATGACCGATTCGGGCATCGACACGCTCGACATCCCGGCCTTCCTGCGCCGCCAGGCAGACTGA
- the lpxC gene encoding UDP-3-O-acyl-N-acetylglucosamine deacetylase yields the protein MIKQRTLKTPVKATGVGLHSGVKVEMTLRPAAPDSGIVFRRVDLEPPAELKADPYLVTDTRLCSMLESGAAKVSTVEHLMSALAGLGIDNLLVDLTGPEIPIMDGSSAPFVFLLQSAGIVEQNAAKRYVRITRPIEVRDGDKWARFVPHHGFKIEFTIDFKHPVFDKSGKTVTIDFADTAYTKEVARARTFGFMHEVEYLRNQGLALGGSLDNAIVMDEYRVLNQDGLRYDDEFVKHKVLDAIGDLYLLGHPIIGAFEAYKSGHALNNALLRELLQHREAWEFVSFEHDEDVPSAFLRLHPLAA from the coding sequence ATGATCAAGCAACGCACCCTGAAGACGCCGGTCAAGGCGACCGGCGTCGGCCTGCATTCGGGCGTCAAGGTCGAGATGACGCTGCGACCGGCGGCGCCCGATTCGGGCATCGTCTTCCGCCGCGTCGACCTCGAGCCGCCGGCCGAGCTCAAGGCCGACCCCTACCTCGTCACCGATACCCGGCTGTGCTCGATGCTCGAGTCCGGTGCGGCCAAAGTGTCGACGGTCGAGCACCTGATGTCCGCACTTGCCGGGCTCGGGATCGACAACCTGCTCGTCGACCTGACCGGGCCGGAAATCCCGATCATGGACGGCTCGTCGGCGCCCTTCGTATTCCTCCTGCAGTCTGCCGGCATCGTCGAGCAGAACGCGGCCAAGCGTTACGTGCGCATCACGCGCCCGATCGAAGTGCGCGACGGCGACAAGTGGGCGCGCTTCGTTCCGCACCACGGGTTCAAGATCGAGTTCACGATCGACTTCAAGCACCCCGTGTTCGACAAGAGCGGGAAGACCGTGACGATCGATTTCGCCGACACGGCGTATACGAAGGAGGTGGCGCGCGCCCGCACCTTCGGCTTCATGCACGAGGTCGAATACCTGCGCAATCAAGGCCTCGCACTCGGCGGCTCGCTCGACAACGCGATCGTGATGGACGAATACCGTGTCCTCAACCAGGACGGGCTGCGCTACGACGACGAATTCGTCAAACACAAGGTGCTCGACGCCATCGGCGACCTCTATCTGTTGGGCCATCCGATCATTGGTGCCTTCGAGGCCTACAAATCGGGCCATGCGCTCAACAACGCGCTGCTGCGCGAGCTCCTGCAGCATCGCGAAGCCTGGGAATTCGTCAGCTTCGAGCACGACGAGGACGTTCCCTCGGCCTTCCTGCGACTGCATCCCCTCGCCGCATGA
- a CDS encoding OmpA family protein → MRIRTLPVCLALAAAVVQAHAADDRFYLAPSVNYTFADSDRQADDDWGLGLALGKPVSRHWNLELALSGASLNMDSGGGEYDLIGLGVDAVYLVNRDADFTPYGVVGVGALRTDIPGSDDVGVAASAGVGVLKRLTENVALRADARYRWDDNAADAFNEDNFGDWIVGVGLTIALGKSAQAAPAPQAAVEPVPAPEPAPAAPEPAAAPAPALQTEQAAQLERSQAGDVVVLPEGVNFAFDSAELRPDAVTVLDEAVTVLNRRTDIKVDVVGHTCNIGPEAYNQGLSERRAKSVYDYFIDNGVAADRLTTQGYGETRPAYSNDTREGREKNRRVELHVK, encoded by the coding sequence ATGCGCATCAGAACCCTTCCCGTCTGTCTCGCCCTCGCCGCGGCCGTGGTCCAGGCCCACGCGGCGGACGACCGCTTCTACCTCGCGCCGTCGGTGAACTACACCTTCGCGGACAGCGACCGCCAGGCCGACGATGATTGGGGTCTGGGCTTGGCGCTCGGCAAGCCGGTCAGCCGCCACTGGAATCTCGAGCTCGCGCTCTCCGGTGCCTCCCTGAACATGGATAGCGGCGGCGGCGAGTACGACCTGATCGGGCTGGGCGTCGATGCGGTGTATCTGGTGAACCGCGACGCCGATTTCACGCCGTATGGCGTCGTCGGCGTCGGTGCGTTGCGGACCGATATCCCCGGGTCCGACGACGTCGGCGTCGCGGCGAGCGCCGGCGTGGGCGTGCTCAAGCGCCTGACCGAGAACGTCGCCTTGCGCGCGGACGCACGCTATCGCTGGGACGACAACGCCGCCGACGCGTTCAACGAGGACAATTTCGGCGACTGGATCGTCGGCGTCGGGCTCACGATCGCGCTCGGCAAGTCCGCACAGGCCGCGCCCGCCCCGCAGGCCGCCGTCGAGCCCGTGCCCGCGCCGGAACCGGCTCCCGCCGCGCCCGAACCGGCGGCGGCGCCTGCGCCCGCGCTGCAGACCGAACAGGCGGCCCAGCTCGAGCGGTCGCAGGCCGGCGACGTGGTGGTTCTCCCCGAAGGCGTTAATTTCGCATTCGATTCCGCCGAGCTGCGTCCGGACGCCGTGACCGTTCTCGACGAGGCGGTGACCGTGCTCAACCGCCGCACCGACATCAAGGTCGACGTCGTCGGCCACACCTGCAACATCGGCCCCGAGGCCTACAACCAGGGCCTGTCGGAGCGCCGCGCCAAATCGGTATATGACTATTTCATCGACAACGGCGTCGCCGCCGACCGGCTCACTACCCAGGGCTACGGTGAAACCCGTCCGGCGTACAGCAACGACACGCGGGAAGGGCGGGAGAAAAACCGGCGCGTCGAACTGCACGTGAAATAA
- a CDS encoding c-type cytochrome — protein MKRHTALFCTLALAGFISGCEQEKSPPKPETAPAEKTTGGGEQTGFAGQPPERAAEASKPAATFVPPDESEIPNNEYGETVRQGKALFTNTQQYAKKYVGNAMNCSNCHLDNGRRANSAPLWAAYVLYPAYRKKTGTVDTIQSRIQGCFMYSMDGRPPALDSKEMTALVTYHYWMSKGAPTGVKLPGQGFIKVPKPPQTPDLARGEAVYKANCVICHGANGEGIKVDGQHAFPPLWGKESFNWGAGMHRIDTAAGFIKANMPYGLGGTLSDQEAWDVALFMNSHERPQDPRFKESLTRTRDTFHDENCLYGRSPEELAASLAKGAAPGSQTGEAQARPGAGHSEGYSPAQSH, from the coding sequence ATGAAGCGCCATACAGCCTTGTTCTGCACGCTCGCCCTGGCCGGCTTCATCAGCGGCTGCGAGCAGGAAAAGTCGCCGCCCAAGCCCGAGACGGCACCGGCCGAAAAGACGACTGGGGGCGGCGAGCAGACCGGCTTCGCCGGCCAGCCGCCTGAACGGGCGGCAGAGGCGAGCAAGCCCGCCGCGACTTTCGTTCCGCCGGACGAAAGCGAGATCCCGAACAACGAGTACGGCGAAACCGTGCGCCAGGGCAAGGCGCTGTTCACGAACACCCAGCAATACGCCAAGAAATACGTCGGCAACGCGATGAACTGCAGCAACTGCCACCTCGACAACGGCCGCCGCGCCAATTCCGCCCCGCTCTGGGCGGCCTACGTGCTCTATCCGGCCTATCGCAAAAAGACCGGCACGGTCGACACGATCCAGAGCCGCATCCAGGGCTGCTTCATGTACAGCATGGACGGCCGGCCGCCGGCGCTCGACAGCAAGGAGATGACCGCGCTCGTGACCTACCACTACTGGATGTCGAAGGGCGCGCCGACCGGCGTCAAGCTGCCGGGCCAGGGATTCATCAAAGTGCCAAAGCCCCCGCAGACGCCTGACCTCGCGCGCGGTGAGGCCGTCTACAAGGCCAACTGCGTGATCTGCCACGGTGCCAACGGAGAAGGCATCAAGGTCGACGGCCAGCACGCCTTCCCGCCGCTCTGGGGCAAGGAGTCGTTCAACTGGGGAGCCGGCATGCACCGCATTGACACGGCCGCCGGATTCATCAAGGCCAACATGCCCTACGGTCTTGGCGGCACGCTCAGCGACCAGGAAGCCTGGGACGTCGCCCTCTTCATGAACAGCCACGAGCGTCCGCAGGACCCCCGCTTCAAGGAGAGCCTTACACGCACGCGCGACACCTTCCACGACGAGAATTGCCTCTACGGACGGAGCCCCGAGGAGTTGGCCGCGTCGCTCGCCAAAGGCGCCGCACCCGGCAGCCAGACCGGCGAAGCACAGGCCCGGCCGGGGGCCGGCCATTCGGAAGGCTATTCGCCGGCGCAATCGCACTGA
- a CDS encoding c-type cytochrome, whose protein sequence is MRPHAGPTLAGALILAASAATAAPPAIVTQGKGAATACATCHGADGLGNAQAGFPMLAQLPPAYLAKQIADFKAGTRSNPVMSPIAAALTPEDIEASARYYASLPRPAAHDTGADPATVDRGRKLAIDGAWDRNVPPCFKCHAVDGGGVPPNFPPIAGQHASYTVSQLQAWKSGARSNDPQKLMKTVAQNLSDEDIRAVAAYLATLGNRGAKK, encoded by the coding sequence ATGCGACCACACGCAGGTCCCACCCTGGCAGGCGCCCTGATACTGGCGGCTTCCGCCGCGACTGCAGCGCCGCCCGCCATCGTCACGCAGGGCAAGGGGGCAGCCACGGCGTGTGCCACGTGCCACGGGGCAGACGGCCTTGGCAACGCCCAGGCCGGATTCCCGATGCTCGCGCAATTGCCGCCCGCCTACCTCGCCAAGCAGATCGCCGACTTCAAGGCCGGCACCCGCAGCAACCCGGTCATGTCGCCGATCGCGGCGGCGCTGACGCCCGAGGACATCGAAGCGAGCGCCCGCTATTACGCGAGTCTGCCACGTCCCGCCGCGCACGACACGGGCGCTGACCCGGCGACGGTCGATCGCGGCAGAAAACTCGCGATCGACGGCGCCTGGGACCGTAACGTACCGCCGTGCTTCAAGTGCCATGCGGTGGATGGCGGCGGCGTCCCGCCGAACTTTCCGCCGATTGCCGGGCAGCACGCAAGCTATACCGTAAGCCAGCTCCAGGCCTGGAAATCGGGTGCGCGCAGCAACGACCCGCAAAAGCTCATGAAGACGGTCGCGCAGAATCTCAGCGACGAAGACATCCGCGCCGTTGCCGCCTACCTGGCGACGCTCGGCAACCGGGGGGCCAAGAAATGA
- a CDS encoding DUF721 domain-containing protein translates to MSASRLAELLATQLPNSLATRARALLRTQDALDRALPSALSGHVRVMQLENGTLSVACESGAVATRLRQQTPAVLAALGKHGVDACAIRPSVDPGLRERYAPPHEKPGMPSKALDGLAHLNAEIEEGPLKEALDRLLRHHRGR, encoded by the coding sequence ATGAGCGCATCCCGTCTCGCCGAGCTGCTCGCGACCCAGCTGCCGAACAGCCTCGCGACGCGCGCGCGCGCCCTGCTGCGGACGCAGGACGCGCTCGATCGTGCCCTCCCCTCGGCGCTGAGCGGACACGTGCGCGTCATGCAACTGGAAAACGGGACGCTCAGTGTCGCCTGCGAGAGCGGCGCGGTCGCTACCCGCCTGCGCCAGCAGACGCCCGCGGTTCTCGCCGCGCTGGGCAAGCACGGCGTCGACGCCTGCGCGATACGCCCGAGCGTCGACCCCGGGTTGCGCGAGCGCTATGCCCCGCCCCACGAGAAACCTGGCATGCCGTCGAAAGCACTCGACGGCCTCGCGCACCTCAACGCGGAGATCGAGGAGGGCCCGCTCAAGGAAGCCCTCGACCGCCTGCTTCGCCACCACCGCGGCCGCTGA
- the secA gene encoding preprotein translocase subunit SecA: MLQSLFKKVFGSRNERLVKQYLQKVKAINALEPAMEQLSDAELAGKTADFKARIEQGTSLDTLLPEAFAVVREAARRVLGLRHYDVQMVGGMVLHDGKIAEMRTGEGKTLMATLPAYLNALAGKGVHVVTVNDYLARRDAEWMGRVYGFLGLTTGVNLSHMPHAEKQAAYAADITYGTNNEYGFDYLRDNMVFEVGEKVQRPLAFGVIDEVDSILIDEARTPLIISGQSEENTALYQQVNLVPPRLTRQKDEESEGDYSVDEKSRQVLLSEAGHEKVEEILTEMGLLQPGGSLYDASNIMLMHHVYAALRAHALFFKDQHYVVQNGEVVIVDEFTGRLMSGRRWSEGLHQAVEAKEGVAIQKENQTLASITFQNFFRMYEKLSGMTGTADTEAFEFQSIYGLETVVIPTHRPMIRKDEHDQVYRTGRERDQAVINDVRACHERGQPVLVGTTSIEANEKLSAELKKAGLPHNVLNAKQHASEAEVIAQAGLPGAVTIATNMAGRGTDIVLGGSIQKEVDAIRNDAALADGEKDARITALKADWQTRHDAVLAAGGLHIIGTERHESRRVDNQLRGRSGRQGDPGSSRFFLSLEDPLLRIFASDRVAAIMNRLKMPEGEAIEHPWVTRAIENAQRKVEQRNFDIRKQLLEYDDVSNDQRKVIYEQRNELLASVEIGDTIRAMRYDVLGETIDQHIAPGSMDEQWDVAGLEKTLAAQFTLELPLRQWLDEDKTLNEEGLRKKILAAADAAYAEKEALVGAEGLRRFERAVMLQSLDTHWREHLSALDHLRQGIHLRGYAQKQPKQEYKREAFELFSAMLAAIKAEVTQITTTVQVRAPEDVQAVELHEEPSNVQYEHAGYDEGADFAAAESAEAAPSGPVHVGPKVGRNDPCPCGSGKKYKQCHGKLA; the protein is encoded by the coding sequence ATGCTGCAATCCCTGTTCAAGAAAGTCTTTGGTAGCCGCAACGAGCGGCTGGTCAAACAATACCTGCAAAAGGTCAAGGCGATCAACGCGCTCGAGCCGGCGATGGAACAATTGTCGGACGCCGAACTGGCGGGCAAGACCGCGGACTTCAAGGCGCGCATCGAGCAGGGCACGTCGCTCGACACGCTGTTGCCCGAGGCCTTCGCGGTCGTGCGCGAGGCGGCGCGCCGGGTGCTCGGCCTGCGTCACTACGACGTGCAGATGGTCGGCGGCATGGTCCTGCACGACGGCAAGATCGCCGAGATGCGTACCGGTGAAGGCAAGACGCTGATGGCAACGCTGCCGGCCTACCTCAACGCGCTCGCCGGCAAAGGCGTGCACGTCGTGACCGTGAACGATTACCTCGCGCGCCGCGACGCCGAATGGATGGGCCGCGTCTACGGCTTCCTCGGCCTCACGACCGGCGTCAACCTCTCGCACATGCCGCACGCCGAGAAGCAGGCCGCCTATGCCGCCGACATCACCTACGGCACCAACAACGAATACGGCTTCGACTATCTGCGCGACAACATGGTTTTCGAGGTCGGCGAGAAGGTGCAGCGACCGCTCGCCTTCGGCGTCATCGACGAGGTCGACTCGATCCTCATCGACGAGGCGCGCACGCCGCTCATCATCTCGGGGCAGTCGGAAGAGAACACCGCGCTCTACCAGCAGGTCAACCTCGTGCCGCCGCGGCTGACCCGGCAGAAGGACGAGGAATCCGAGGGCGACTACTCGGTCGACGAGAAATCGCGGCAGGTGCTGCTGTCCGAAGCCGGGCACGAGAAGGTCGAGGAGATCCTGACCGAGATGGGGCTGCTGCAACCCGGCGGCAGCCTCTACGACGCGTCCAACATCATGCTCATGCACCACGTCTACGCGGCCCTGCGTGCGCATGCACTGTTCTTCAAGGACCAGCACTACGTCGTGCAGAACGGCGAAGTCGTCATCGTCGACGAGTTCACGGGCCGCCTCATGAGCGGGCGGCGCTGGTCCGAAGGCTTGCACCAGGCCGTCGAAGCGAAGGAAGGCGTGGCGATCCAGAAGGAGAACCAGACGCTCGCGTCGATCACCTTCCAGAACTTCTTCCGCATGTACGAGAAGCTCTCGGGCATGACCGGCACCGCCGACACCGAAGCTTTCGAATTCCAGAGCATCTACGGCCTCGAAACCGTCGTCATCCCGACCCATCGGCCGATGATCCGCAAGGACGAGCACGATCAGGTCTACCGGACCGGGCGCGAGCGCGATCAGGCCGTCATCAACGACGTGCGCGCCTGCCACGAGCGCGGCCAGCCGGTGCTCGTCGGCACGACGTCGATCGAGGCCAACGAGAAGCTGTCGGCCGAACTCAAGAAGGCCGGGCTCCCGCACAACGTGCTCAACGCCAAGCAGCACGCGAGCGAGGCCGAGGTGATCGCCCAAGCCGGCCTGCCCGGCGCGGTCACGATCGCCACCAACATGGCCGGCCGCGGCACCGACATCGTGCTCGGCGGCAGCATCCAGAAGGAGGTCGACGCGATCCGCAACGACGCGGCGCTCGCCGACGGCGAGAAGGACGCGCGCATCACCGCGCTCAAGGCCGACTGGCAGACGCGCCACGATGCCGTGCTCGCCGCCGGCGGCCTGCACATCATCGGCACCGAGCGCCATGAGTCGCGGCGCGTCGACAATCAGCTGCGGGGCCGCTCGGGCCGCCAGGGCGACCCGGGTTCCTCGCGCTTCTTCCTCTCGCTCGAGGATCCGCTGCTGCGCATCTTCGCGTCGGACCGCGTCGCCGCGATCATGAACCGCCTGAAGATGCCGGAGGGCGAGGCGATCGAGCATCCCTGGGTGACGCGCGCGATCGAGAATGCGCAACGCAAGGTCGAACAGCGCAACTTCGATATCCGCAAGCAGCTGCTTGAATACGACGACGTCTCGAACGACCAGCGTAAGGTCATCTACGAGCAGCGCAACGAACTCCTCGCGAGCGTCGAAATCGGCGACACGATCCGCGCCATGCGCTACGACGTGCTCGGCGAGACGATCGACCAGCACATCGCGCCCGGCAGCATGGACGAGCAGTGGGACGTCGCCGGACTCGAGAAGACGCTCGCGGCCCAGTTCACGCTCGAGCTGCCGCTGCGGCAGTGGCTCGACGAGGACAAGACGCTCAACGAGGAGGGGCTGCGCAAGAAGATTCTCGCCGCGGCCGACGCGGCCTATGCGGAAAAGGAAGCGCTCGTCGGCGCGGAAGGGCTGCGCCGCTTCGAGCGCGCGGTGATGCTGCAAAGCCTCGACACCCACTGGCGCGAGCATCTTTCGGCGCTCGACCATCTGCGCCAGGGCATCCACCTGCGTGGCTATGCGCAGAAGCAGCCCAAACAGGAATACAAACGCGAGGCCTTCGAGCTGTTCTCGGCGATGCTCGCCGCCATCAAGGCCGAGGTCACCCAGATCACGACCACGGTGCAGGTCCGGGCACCCGAGGACGTGCAAGCGGTCGAACTCCACGAGGAACCGTCCAACGTGCAGTACGAGCATGCCGGCTACGACGAAGGCGCAGATTTCGCCGCGGCCGAATCGGCCGAAGCGGCACCTTCGGGCCCCGTCCATGTCGGACCCAAGGTCGGCCGCAACGACCCCTGTCCGTGCGGGTCGGGCAAGAAGTACAAGCAGTGCCACGGCAAACTGGCCTGA